CCTCCGACGAGACACCCGCCCGCCCCCTCCCTACGCTCAGGAGATGGCGGCGAAACGCTCGAAACCGTCGGCGCGAAACCGCCGTCCGACCGGTGAGGAGCGCAGCGATGACGATGCAGAACAGCGTGACCGAGGCCGACCGCGCCCTGAAGACCAAGCACCGGGCGATGTGGGCCCAGGGCGACTACCCCTCCCTGGCCGCCGAGGTCATCCCCGAGCTCGGATCGGTCCTGGTCGAAGCGTGCGGAGTGCGCTCCGGCCAGCGGGTGCTGGACGTGGCCGCCGGCTCCGGGAACGCCGCGATCCCCGCGGCCCTGGCCGGCGCGGACGTGGTGGCCTCCGACCTCACGCCGGAGCTGTTCGAGGCCGGCCGGGCGGCGGCCGAGCAGCAGGGCGCGCACCTCACCTGGCAGGAGGCCGACGCCGAGGCCCTGCCGTTCGGCGACGCCGAGTTCGACACCGTGCTGTCCTGCGTCGGCGTGATGTTCGCCCCGCACCACCAGCAGGCCGCGGATGAACTCGTCCGGGTCTGCCGTCCCGGCGGCACCATCGGGCTGCTGAACTGGACGCCCCAGGGCTTCATCGGCCGGATGTTCGCCGCGATGAAGCCGTACGCGCCCCCGCCCGGCGCGCAGCCGCCCCCGCTGTGGGGGGACGAGGACCATGTGCGCGCCCTCCTCGGCGACCGGGTCACGGACGTCCGCGCCGAGCGCCGCACGGTCCGGGTCGACCGCTTCGAGACGCCCGAGGCGTTCCGCGACTACTTCAAGGAGCGCTACGGCCCGACCATCAGCGTCTACAAGAACATCGCCGACGACCCCGAACGCGTCGCGGCCCTGGATGCCGCCCTGGTGGACCTCGCCCGCGACGGCGACCTGGGCACGGGCTCGGGCGGAACGGTCCTGGAGTGGGAGTACCTGCTGCTCACCGCCCGCCGGGCGGACTGACACCGGGACGCGGAACCGGGGCCTGGCACCGGGACGTGGCACCGGGGCCCGGCGGCCTACAACTGCCGTACGACCACGGCACGAAGTCCGTCCTTCCCAGGTCGGATCTTCGCCGCATTCAGCGGGTGAACCGGCAAATCCGCACGTACCGTCGGATGCATGACGCATCTCGACGCGGGTGCCCGGCCCGACTCCGCGCGGCCGGCGACGGTCACCTCCCGCGAGACCGGCCTGACCGCCGCTCAGGTCGCCGAACGGGTGGCGCGCGGGCAGCGCAACGACGTGCCGGTGCGCAGCAGCCGCTCCACCGCCGACATCGTCCGCGCGAACGTCTTCACCCGCTTCAACGCGATCATCGGCGTGCTGTGGCTGATCATGCTGGTGGTCGCGCCGATCCAGGACAGCCTGTTCGGGTTCGTGATCCTCGCCAACACCGGCATCGGGATCGTCCAGGAGTGGCGGGCGAAGAAGACGCTGGACTCGCTCGCGCTGATCGGCGAGGTCAGGCCGACCGTGCGGCGCGACGGGACCGCCGCGCAGGTCAGCACGTCCGAGATCGTGCTGGACGACCTGATCGAGATCGGGCCCGGGGACAAGGTCGTCGTCGACGGTGTCTGCGTCGAGGCGGACGGGCTGGAGATCGACGAGTCGCTGCTCACCGGTGAGGCCGACCCGGTCGTCAAGCAGCCCGGCGGCCACGTCATGTCGGGCAGCTTCGTGGTGGCGGGCGGCGGGGCCTTCCAGGCGACGAAGGTCGGCCGTGAGGCCTACGCCGCCCAGCTCGCCGAGGAGGCCTCGCGCTTCACCCTCGTCCAGTCCGAGCTGCGGTCGGGCATCTCGACCATCCTCAAGTACGTCACGTGGATGATGGTCCCGACCGCGATCGGCCTGATCATCAGCCAGCTGGTCGTGAAGGAGAACGCCTTCGACGACTCCGTCGCCCGCACGGTCGGCGGCATCGTCCCGATGGTCCCCGAGGGGCTGGTCCTGCTCACCTCGGTCGCCTTCGCCATCGGTGTGATCCGCCTGGGCCGCAAGCAGTGCCTGGTGCAGGAGCTGCCCGCGATCGAGGGGCTCGCCCGGGTCGACACGGTCTGCCTGGACAAGACCGGCACCCTCACCGAGGGCGGCATGGACGTCACCGAACTGCGGTCGCTTAAGGGCGCCGACGAGACCTACGTACGGAAGGTGCTCGGCGCGCTCGGCGAGTCGGACCCGCGGCCGAACGCGTCCCTGAAGGCGATCATCGACGCCTACCCCGCCGTCGACGGCTGGCGCTGCACCGAGGCCCTGCCGTTCTCCTCCGCCCGCAAGTACAGCGGCGCCGCGCTCAGCGAGGGCGACGGGCAGACCGGCCGGTGGCTGCTGGGCGCGCCCGACGTACTGCTCGCGGACGACGATCCGGCCCTGGCCGAGACCGGGCGGCTGAACGAGCAGGGCCTCAGGGTGCTGCTGCTGGTGCGGGTCGCGCGGGACCTGGACGATCCGGAGGTGACCAGGGGGGCGAAGCCCACCGCCCTGGTCGTGCTGGAGCAGCGGCTGCGGCCGGACGCCGCGGACACGCTGCGCTACTTCGCCGACCAGAACGTGCGGGCCAAGGTCATCTCCGGCGACAACGCGGTGTCGGTCGGGGCGGTCGCCGCCAAGCTCGGGCTGTCCGGCACGACCGTGGACGCGCGCCGGCTGCCCGCCGAGCAGGACGGCATGGCCGACGCCCTCGACGACGGCACGGTGTTCGGGCGGGTCACCCCGCAGCAGAAGCGGACCATGGTGGGGGCGTTGCAGTCCCGCGGGCACACGGTCGCCATGACGGGCGACGGGGTGAACGACGTCCTCGCCCTGAAGGACGCCGACATCGGCGTGGCGATGGGCTCCGGCTCGGAGGCGACCCGGGCGGTGGCGCAGATCGTGCTGCTGAACAACAGCTTCGCGACGCTGCCGTCGGTGGTCGCCGAGGGGCGGCGGGTCATCGGCAACATCACGCGGGTGGCCACGCTGTTCCTCGTCAAGACGGTCTACTCGGTGCTGCTGGCCGTCCTGGTGGTCTGCTCGCAGGTGGAGTACCCGTTCCTGCCGCGCCATCTGACCCTGTTGTCGACGCTGACCATCGGCATCCCGGCGTTCTTCCTCGCGCTCGCCCCCAACAAGGAGCGCGCGAGGCCGAATTTCGTACGGCGGGTCATGCGGTACGCGATCCCGGGCGGGGTCGTGGCGGCGCTGGCGACGTTCGCGACGTATCTGCTCGCCCGGGAGCACTACACGGGGCCCGGGGCGCTGGACGCGGAGACCAGCGCGGCGACGCTCACGCTGTTCCTGATCTCGATGTGGGTGCTGGCGATCATCGCCCGGCCCTACACGTGGTGGCGGATCGCGCTGGTGGCGTCCATGGCCGGGGCGTTCGTGCTGGTGCTGGTCGTGCCGTGGTTGCAGCACTTCTTCGCGCTGAAGCTGGTGGGGGTGACGATGCCGTGGACCGCCGTCGGCATCGCGGCGGTGGCGGCGGCCACCCTGGAACTCCTGTGGAGGTGGGTGGACCGCCGCTTTCCCGCTTAGCGTGGAGCGGGGGTGGAGCGGGGGGCGCTCTACTTCACGTCGACGAAGTCACCCGTGGCGTTGACGGCCGGGGTGGTCGTGGTGCCCGCGAAGGAGTAGCGGAAGTAGCCGTCCGTCGAGGCCGTGACGGTGGTCTTCAGCTCGCCCGTGGAGTTGGACTTGATGGTCTTCACGGTGGTGTAGGTGTTGGAGCTCTTCTTGCGGAACTGCAGCTTCACCGACTGGTTGGTATAGCCGTGGTACTTGTTGTCGTCCCAGTTGGCGCGCGACAGCTTGCCGGTGACCGTGATGGTCTTGCCCTTCTTCACCGGCTCCGGCGAGGCGTTGACCGTCAGCTTCGAGTAGCGCTGGAGCTTGAAGGAGTTCGTCGGGTCCTTCAGCGCGACACCGACGTTGTCCAGGTTCGGGTCCTCGGGGTCCTCGCCGTTGAACGCGACCGCGAACGCGGCCGCCTTCCAGGAGCCGGCGTCCTCGTTCAGCAGCGCGAACGGGTCGATCTCGACGGTGGCCTTGCAGCTCGCGACGGTCGCGGACGAGTCCGTGCAGGTCGCGTCGTTGCTGTCGAAGAAGAAGATCGCCTCCTCGAACGAGGCACCGCGGTACAGCTCGACGCCCGCGAAGAAGTCCGCGGCGTGGATGTTCACTTCCTTGCCGTGGGTCAGCGTGAAGGACACGGGGACCTTGACCACGTTGGTGGTGCCGACGGCGATGTTCTTGCCGTTGTTGACCTTGACCGAGGAGAAGGTCGCGTTCAGGACGGTCGGCTCGCCGTCCACGGCGCCGACGTAGGCCGAGCGGCCCGAGTCGGCGTGGACGACCTCGCTGGCGGCGGCGATGTCCGCGGGAACCTTCGGCTCCGTGGCCTGCGCGGCCGGCACGGCGAGGGCGGAGAGGGCCAGGGCGCCGGTGACGGCGGCCACGGTGGCTCGGATACGCATGCGTTCTCCAGGTGGAGAGGGGCCCCGGTGCTCGTCGTCGGCTCTCGGGACCCAAGTGATCGTGGAGTCTGTTGACTCAGGTGATCAGATTCCTCAGCCATACGGATGGTTGTACGACGGGTGAAAAATATGTGCGGAATCCTTCACGAGCGGTCGCACGGCGCCGCCGACTCGGTCGCGCATCACCGCCGGCTCGGTCGCACATCACCGCCGGATCAGTCGAACCACCGGTCCCGTGCCAGTTCG
The Streptomyces tuirus genome window above contains:
- a CDS encoding class I SAM-dependent methyltransferase; protein product: MTMQNSVTEADRALKTKHRAMWAQGDYPSLAAEVIPELGSVLVEACGVRSGQRVLDVAAGSGNAAIPAALAGADVVASDLTPELFEAGRAAAEQQGAHLTWQEADAEALPFGDAEFDTVLSCVGVMFAPHHQQAADELVRVCRPGGTIGLLNWTPQGFIGRMFAAMKPYAPPPGAQPPPLWGDEDHVRALLGDRVTDVRAERRTVRVDRFETPEAFRDYFKERYGPTISVYKNIADDPERVAALDAALVDLARDGDLGTGSGGTVLEWEYLLLTARRAD
- a CDS encoding HAD-IC family P-type ATPase, with translation MTHLDAGARPDSARPATVTSRETGLTAAQVAERVARGQRNDVPVRSSRSTADIVRANVFTRFNAIIGVLWLIMLVVAPIQDSLFGFVILANTGIGIVQEWRAKKTLDSLALIGEVRPTVRRDGTAAQVSTSEIVLDDLIEIGPGDKVVVDGVCVEADGLEIDESLLTGEADPVVKQPGGHVMSGSFVVAGGGAFQATKVGREAYAAQLAEEASRFTLVQSELRSGISTILKYVTWMMVPTAIGLIISQLVVKENAFDDSVARTVGGIVPMVPEGLVLLTSVAFAIGVIRLGRKQCLVQELPAIEGLARVDTVCLDKTGTLTEGGMDVTELRSLKGADETYVRKVLGALGESDPRPNASLKAIIDAYPAVDGWRCTEALPFSSARKYSGAALSEGDGQTGRWLLGAPDVLLADDDPALAETGRLNEQGLRVLLLVRVARDLDDPEVTRGAKPTALVVLEQRLRPDAADTLRYFADQNVRAKVISGDNAVSVGAVAAKLGLSGTTVDARRLPAEQDGMADALDDGTVFGRVTPQQKRTMVGALQSRGHTVAMTGDGVNDVLALKDADIGVAMGSGSEATRAVAQIVLLNNSFATLPSVVAEGRRVIGNITRVATLFLVKTVYSVLLAVLVVCSQVEYPFLPRHLTLLSTLTIGIPAFFLALAPNKERARPNFVRRVMRYAIPGGVVAALATFATYLLAREHYTGPGALDAETSAATLTLFLISMWVLAIIARPYTWWRIALVASMAGAFVLVLVVPWLQHFFALKLVGVTMPWTAVGIAAVAAATLELLWRWVDRRFPA